A genomic region of Desulfosarcina ovata subsp. ovata contains the following coding sequences:
- the pgm gene encoding phosphoglucomutase (alpha-D-glucose-1,6-bisphosphate-dependent): protein MAIHPLAGKPAPKEVLANIPRLVSAFYTHPPDPTVAGQRVVFGTSGHRGSSLKNSFNQDHIIAISQAICEYRASSGITGPLFTGMDTHALSEPALATALEVFAAAGVTVMIQKGLGYTPTPVISHAILTFNRERQSGLADGVVITPSHNPPEDGGFKYNPPHGGPAGTEITRQIADRANAILEAGCGGIKRMPVEKALKAETTHTYDYITPYVIDLSRVVDMPAIAASGLKLGVDPMGGAAVDYWTPIAERYGLAIEVVNPVVDPTFGFMPLDKDGKIRMDCSSPYAMQRLIGLKERFDVAFGNDTDVDRHGIVTRSTGLLNPNHFLAVAIWYLFQNRPDWPGTAAIGKTLVSTSMIDRVAAHLGKKLSEVPVGFKWFVDGLMDGKYGFGGEESAGASFLRMDGSVWTTDKDGIIMDLLAAEIMAKTERDPGEIYRSLETQFGASVYARIDAPATAAQKAVLEKLSAETITRTEMAGEPIVAKHTRAPGNQAEIGGLKVVTENGWFAARPSGTEEIYKIYAESFKGQAHLEAIQQEAQAMVGAVFTAAGV, encoded by the coding sequence ATGGCCATTCATCCCCTTGCCGGGAAACCGGCACCCAAGGAGGTTCTCGCCAACATTCCCCGGCTCGTCTCCGCTTTTTACACCCACCCCCCCGACCCGACAGTTGCCGGTCAACGGGTGGTGTTCGGCACTTCCGGCCACCGGGGATCGTCCCTGAAAAACAGTTTCAACCAGGACCACATCATTGCCATCAGCCAGGCCATTTGCGAGTACCGGGCATCCAGCGGGATCACGGGGCCGCTTTTCACGGGCATGGACACCCACGCCCTTTCCGAACCGGCCCTGGCCACCGCCCTGGAAGTCTTTGCCGCCGCCGGGGTGACGGTGATGATCCAAAAGGGGCTCGGCTATACCCCGACACCGGTAATATCCCACGCGATCCTGACCTTCAACCGGGAAAGGCAGAGCGGACTGGCCGATGGGGTGGTGATCACCCCGTCCCACAACCCCCCCGAGGACGGCGGATTCAAATACAATCCACCCCATGGAGGCCCGGCGGGGACAGAAATCACCCGGCAGATTGCCGACAGGGCCAATGCCATCCTTGAGGCCGGGTGCGGCGGCATCAAACGCATGCCCGTTGAAAAAGCCCTCAAGGCGGAAACAACCCACACTTACGATTACATCACGCCTTACGTGATCGATTTATCACGGGTGGTCGACATGCCGGCCATCGCCGCCTCGGGGCTCAAGCTGGGCGTGGACCCCATGGGCGGTGCCGCCGTGGACTACTGGACGCCGATTGCCGAACGCTACGGCCTGGCCATCGAGGTCGTCAATCCCGTCGTGGATCCCACCTTCGGGTTCATGCCCCTGGACAAAGACGGCAAGATCCGCATGGACTGCTCTTCCCCCTATGCCATGCAGCGGCTGATCGGGCTCAAGGAGCGGTTCGACGTGGCCTTTGGCAACGACACCGACGTGGATCGTCACGGCATCGTCACCCGCAGCACCGGCCTGCTCAACCCCAACCACTTTCTGGCCGTAGCCATCTGGTATCTGTTCCAGAACCGGCCCGACTGGCCAGGCACAGCGGCCATCGGCAAGACCCTGGTCTCCACCTCGATGATCGACCGGGTGGCGGCCCATCTGGGCAAAAAACTCAGCGAGGTTCCCGTGGGCTTTAAATGGTTCGTGGACGGGCTGATGGACGGGAAATACGGCTTTGGCGGCGAAGAGAGCGCCGGAGCATCCTTTTTGCGCATGGACGGCTCGGTGTGGACCACGGACAAGGACGGCATCATCATGGATCTTCTGGCCGCCGAGATCATGGCCAAAACAGAAAGGGATCCGGGAGAGATCTACCGTTCCCTGGAAACGCAGTTCGGCGCATCGGTTTACGCGCGTATCGACGCACCGGCAACAGCCGCCCAGAAGGCGGTGCTGGAAAAGTTGTCAGCGGAAACGATCACCCGGACAGAAATGGCCGGAGAGCCGATCGTGGCCAAGCACACCCGCGCACCGGGCAACCAGGCCGAGATCGGCGGCCTCAAGGTGGTCACCGAGAACGGCTGGTTCGCCGCCCGGCCGTCAGGCACCGAAGAAATTTACAAGATCTACGCCGAAAGCTTCAAAGGCCAGGCCCATCTCGAGGCCATCCAACAGGAGGCCCAAGCCATGGTCGGTGCGGTGTTCACGGCGGCAGGCGTGTAA
- a CDS encoding TRL domain-containing protein encodes MKSIRTIMVLVVIAGLLSLSGCAYVNVKSPLDVDLDQTQLGEKTGVAEARSILWLFAWGDASYAAAAAEGGITTMRHADQEVFTILFGLYTRWRVVVYGD; translated from the coding sequence ATGAAATCGATCCGCACAATCATGGTATTGGTGGTAATCGCCGGTCTGCTATCCCTTTCCGGATGCGCCTACGTGAATGTCAAATCCCCGCTGGACGTGGATCTGGACCAGACCCAACTGGGAGAGAAAACCGGTGTGGCCGAGGCACGCAGCATCCTGTGGCTGTTTGCCTGGGGAGATGCCAGCTACGCTGCGGCCGCGGCCGAAGGCGGCATCACCACCATGCGTCACGCCGACCAGGAGGTGTTCACGATCCTTTTCGGCCTCTACACACGCTGGCGGGTGGTGGTCTATGGAGACTGA